From the genome of Phlebotomus papatasi isolate M1 chromosome 2, Ppap_2.1, whole genome shotgun sequence:
ttattAGATGGTTGTAAGAGCAGAATTGTGTCATAATCAAAAGCTAGTCTCAGGCAAAAAAGAAATTGTTGCAAATCTTTAAGAATCCGGGGATTATTTATTGTCTCAGTGAATCTCACAGAAATTGTCCAGAATCCGGGCGAAAGACATCACTTTTGTTTTGAGGTTGAGaggagtaaataaagatgaaATAAATGCGTTGTGGCTCAATCAAAGTTGAATCTCCTCATGCCGTCGAAGCGGAAGCCATAGGCAGCAGCATTCTTGGTGTCCACGAGTGCTGGATTGCGATACTTGAAGAAACTGCCGTGTCCATGGGGTGGACGTGATGATCCATTGGGGATTCCATTCTGTTCACGTGGATAGAAGGCTTCGAAGGTGCCTTCGGGGGGCAACACTGAACTGATCTCTTTGTCCGTGGGATCGTACGAGGATGCCAAATGGCAGGAGAGTACAAGGAGGATACAGAGTACCAACAAACGCAACATTTTCGCGAGTAATTCTTGCAGAAAACTGACACGAGATTTCGTTTGGAGGCAACTTTCACTCTCTTTGCTGGGGCTTCTGGTGGGGAGCAGACATTCGACGTCACGGATGACTCTTTCAATGTGAACTGGTGGTATTTGGGTAAGCAGGAGAGTTTGGTGACTCGGTGTCTTGTCAAGTTCATTGAAATGCTTTTGGAGAATTTATTCTCAGTTAAATCTGAATTTCTTCAGAGGAATGTTTTGGAACTAGACAGTTTTAGGATGTCGGGATCGGGAGTAATTAGATTTTAATGTTcatc
Proteins encoded in this window:
- the LOC129800443 gene encoding uncharacterized protein LOC129800443, whose product is MLRLLVLCILLVLSCHLASSYDPTDKEISSVLPPEGTFEAFYPREQNGIPNGSSRPPHGHGSFFKYRNPALVDTKNAAAYGFRFDGMRRFNFD